A section of the Microbulbifer pacificus genome encodes:
- a CDS encoding VF530 family protein, which translates to MHHDQPNNPLHGVKLETIVLELENHYGWEGLAERIPVNCFRNDPSVKSSLKFLRKTPWAREKVEELYVATFSAANPWKKS; encoded by the coding sequence ATGCATCACGATCAGCCCAACAATCCCCTGCATGGCGTCAAGCTGGAGACCATCGTGCTCGAGCTGGAAAACCATTACGGATGGGAGGGGCTCGCCGAGCGCATACCGGTGAACTGTTTTCGCAATGACCCTTCGGTGAAATCCAGCCTGAAGTTTCTGAGGAAAACACCCTGGGCCAGGGAAAAAGTAGAGGAGCTTTACGTCGCGACGTTCAGCGCTGCAAATCCATGGAAGAAGTCTTGA